A single region of the Betta splendens chromosome 12, fBetSpl5.4, whole genome shotgun sequence genome encodes:
- the nln gene encoding neurolysin, mitochondrial isoform X1, protein MLLRVPLPAHLPELFTSCLLLPRHGDLCRIDRILLLLHCACAPAAERSGVAHAARREGETVHCQRRDRGLSYSKSGTNASKRIATMTIQNSSVASQVGDERNLLRWDLSPDEIRTRASSLMSRVEKVYDEIGSLSVEDVSVENTLRALADAKLDYAASRHALDFPQYVCPCKEVRAASTEADKKLSEFDVELSMREDVFERVTALQKKLHDKLSPEEKRFVSRLVTLGRRKGLHLAKNIQEDIKQTCKRISELSIEFNQNLNEDNTFLVFSEHELGGLADSYLSGLDKTPGGRYKVTLEYPHYYPLMKRCHNPETRRKMEAAFHSRCKEANTAILEQLIQLRAKVADLLGYSNHANYVLEMNMAKNASSVSGFLDKLYETLKPIGIKERKYILALKKRECLMRGHQFDGRINAWDAPYYMNQVEQCKFAVNKDKLIEYFPLEVVTEGLFGIYEELLGLTFAEVERAHVWHEGVKLYSARDSESGEEVGRFYLDLHPREGKYGHAACFGLQPGCRGPDGKRTLPVAAMVANFTKPCQSWPSLLQHHEVETYFHEFGHVMHELCSKATFSEFSGTLVETDFVEVPSQMLENWVWEKEPLRRMSRHYKDGSPIPDDLLDKLIVSRVANTGLMNLRQIVLSKVDQSLHTSPRADTADVFAKHCQDILGIPATPGTNMTASFSHLAGGYDGQYYSYLWSEVYSMDIFFSRFKREGIMNPKVGKEYRRVILEAGGSVDGMDMLGTFLGRAPSQEAFFQCKGLMKSEETQAT, encoded by the exons ATGCTGTTAAGAGTCCCCCTCCCCGCCCACCTACCTGAGCTCTTCACCAGCTGTCTCCTGCTACCGCGTCATGGGGACTTGTGTCGGATTGAtcgcatcctcctcctcctccactgcgcATGCGCGCCGGCAGCGGAAAGAAGTGGGGTTGCACATGCGGcgcggagggagggggagacggtTCACTGCCAGCGCCGCGACCGGGGTCTGAGCTACAGTAAGAGCGGAACAAA CGCCTCTAAACGCATCGCCACAATGACCATCCAGAACAGCTCTGTGGCATCTCAGGTTGGAGATGAGAGAAACCTGCTGAGATGGGACCTGTCTCCAGATGAGATCAGGACCAGGGCGAGCAGCTTGATGAGTAGAGTGGAGAAGGTCTATGACGAGATCGGGTCTCTGAGCGTGGAGGACGTGTCTGTTGAAAACACCCTGCGAGCACTGGCCGATGCCAAGCTGGACTACGCAG CCTCGCGCCACGCTCTGGACTTCCCCCAGTACGTCTGTCCCTGCAAGGAGGTGCGAGCGGCGAGCACCGAGGCCGACAAGAAGCTGTCCGAGTTCGACGTGGAGCTCAGCATGAGGGAAGACGTGTTCGAGCGCGTTACGGCCTTGCAG AAAAAGCTGCACGACAAGCTTTCGCCCGAAGAGAAGAGATTCGTATCCAGGCTCGTGACGTTGGGCAGGCGGAAAGGGCTGCACCTGGCTAAAAATATACAGGAG GACATAAAACAGACATGCAAGCGCATCAGCGAGCTCTCCATAGAGTTCAACCAGAACCTGAACGAGGACAACACGTTCCTTGTTTTCTCTGAACATGAACTGG GTGGGCTGGCCGACAGCTATCTCAGCGGACTGGACAAGACCCCAGGGGGCCGGTACAAGGTGACTCTGGAGTATCCGCACTACTACCCGCTGATGAAGAGGTGTCACAACCCCGAgaccaggaggaagatggaggcggCGTTTCACAGCAGGTGCAAAGAG GCGAACACCGCGATCCTGGAGCAGCTGATACAACTGAGGGCAAAGGTCGCAGACTTACTGGGTTACAGCAACCACGCCAACTACGTGCTGGAGATGAACATGGCCAAGAATGCAAGCAGTGTGTCGGGTTTCCTGG ATAAACTCTATGAAACCCTGAAGCCCATTGGAATCAAGGAGCGCAAATACATCCTGGCGCTGAAGAAGAGGGAGTGTCTGATGAGGGGCCACCAGTTCGACGGACGGATCAACGCCTGGGACGCGCCCTACTACATgaaccaggtggagcagtgcaAGTTCGCCGTGAACAAAGACAAGCTCATCGAGTACTTCCCGCtggaggtggtgacggaggggCTGTTCGGGATCTacgaggagctgctgggcctCACCTTCGCCGAGGTGGAGCGTGCTCACGTGTGGCACGAAGGCGTCAAGCTGTACTCGGCCCGCGACTCCGAATCGGGGGAGGAGGTCGGCCGCTTCTACCTGGACTTGCATCcaag GGAAGGGAAGTACGGCCACGCGGCCTGCTTCGGCCTCCAGCCCGGCTGCAGGGGGCCCGACGGCAAGCGCACGCTCCCGGTGGCCGCCATGGTGGCCAACTTCACCAAGCCCTGTCAGAGCtggccctccctcctccagcaccaCGAAGTGGAGACGTATTTCCACGAGTTCGGCCACGTGATGCATGAACTCTGCTCCAAG GCGACCTTTTCGGAATTCAGCGGCACCCTGGTGGAGACGGACTTCGTGGAGGTGCCGTCCCAGATGCTTGAGAACTGGGTCTGGGAGAAGGAGCCCCTGCGGAGGATGTCTCGCCACTACAAGGACGGCAGCCCCATCCCGGACGACCTGCTCGACAAGCTGATCGTCTCCAGAGTGGCCAACACGG GACTGATGAACCTGCGTCAGATAGTCCTCAGTAAAGTGGACCAGTCGCTGCACACCAGCCCTCGCGCTGACACAGCAGACGTGTTTGCCAAGCACTGCCAGGACATCCTGGGCATTCCTGCTACACCGG GCACCAATATGACAGCCAGTTTCAGTCACTTGGCTGGAGGGTATGATGGTCAGTACTACAGCTACCTGTGGAGTGAAGTCTACTCCATGGACATTTTTTTCAGTCGTTTTAAACGGGAGGGGATTATGAATCCAAAG GTGGGAAAAGAGTACAGGAGGGTGATTCTGGAAGCTGGGGGCTCTGTGGATGGGATGGACATGCTGGGAACCTTCCTAGGACGTGCACCGAGCCAGGAGGCCTTCTTTCAGTGCAAGGGACTGATGAAGTCAGAGGAAACACAAGCCACGTGA
- the nln gene encoding neurolysin, mitochondrial isoform X3: MCALRAVLCRALGSASKRIATMTIQNSSVASQVGDERNLLRWDLSPDEIRTRASSLMSRVEKVYDEIGSLSVEDVSVENTLRALADAKLDYAASRHALDFPQYVCPCKEVRAASTEADKKLSEFDVELSMREDVFERVTALQKKLHDKLSPEEKRFVSRLVTLGRRKGLHLAKNIQEDIKQTCKRISELSIEFNQNLNEDNTFLVFSEHELGGLADSYLSGLDKTPGGRYKVTLEYPHYYPLMKRCHNPETRRKMEAAFHSRCKEANTAILEQLIQLRAKVADLLGYSNHANYVLEMNMAKNASSVSGFLDKLYETLKPIGIKERKYILALKKRECLMRGHQFDGRINAWDAPYYMNQVEQCKFAVNKDKLIEYFPLEVVTEGLFGIYEELLGLTFAEVERAHVWHEGVKLYSARDSESGEEVGRFYLDLHPREGKYGHAACFGLQPGCRGPDGKRTLPVAAMVANFTKPCQSWPSLLQHHEVETYFHEFGHVMHELCSKATFSEFSGTLVETDFVEVPSQMLENWVWEKEPLRRMSRHYKDGSPIPDDLLDKLIVSRVANTGLMNLRQIVLSKVDQSLHTSPRADTADVFAKHCQDILGIPATPGTNMTASFSHLAGGYDGQYYSYLWSEVYSMDIFFSRFKREGIMNPKVGKEYRRVILEAGGSVDGMDMLGTFLGRAPSQEAFFQCKGLMKSEETQAT, translated from the exons ATGTGTGCGTTAAGGGCTGTGCTGTGTCGTGCGCTCGGCAG CGCCTCTAAACGCATCGCCACAATGACCATCCAGAACAGCTCTGTGGCATCTCAGGTTGGAGATGAGAGAAACCTGCTGAGATGGGACCTGTCTCCAGATGAGATCAGGACCAGGGCGAGCAGCTTGATGAGTAGAGTGGAGAAGGTCTATGACGAGATCGGGTCTCTGAGCGTGGAGGACGTGTCTGTTGAAAACACCCTGCGAGCACTGGCCGATGCCAAGCTGGACTACGCAG CCTCGCGCCACGCTCTGGACTTCCCCCAGTACGTCTGTCCCTGCAAGGAGGTGCGAGCGGCGAGCACCGAGGCCGACAAGAAGCTGTCCGAGTTCGACGTGGAGCTCAGCATGAGGGAAGACGTGTTCGAGCGCGTTACGGCCTTGCAG AAAAAGCTGCACGACAAGCTTTCGCCCGAAGAGAAGAGATTCGTATCCAGGCTCGTGACGTTGGGCAGGCGGAAAGGGCTGCACCTGGCTAAAAATATACAGGAG GACATAAAACAGACATGCAAGCGCATCAGCGAGCTCTCCATAGAGTTCAACCAGAACCTGAACGAGGACAACACGTTCCTTGTTTTCTCTGAACATGAACTGG GTGGGCTGGCCGACAGCTATCTCAGCGGACTGGACAAGACCCCAGGGGGCCGGTACAAGGTGACTCTGGAGTATCCGCACTACTACCCGCTGATGAAGAGGTGTCACAACCCCGAgaccaggaggaagatggaggcggCGTTTCACAGCAGGTGCAAAGAG GCGAACACCGCGATCCTGGAGCAGCTGATACAACTGAGGGCAAAGGTCGCAGACTTACTGGGTTACAGCAACCACGCCAACTACGTGCTGGAGATGAACATGGCCAAGAATGCAAGCAGTGTGTCGGGTTTCCTGG ATAAACTCTATGAAACCCTGAAGCCCATTGGAATCAAGGAGCGCAAATACATCCTGGCGCTGAAGAAGAGGGAGTGTCTGATGAGGGGCCACCAGTTCGACGGACGGATCAACGCCTGGGACGCGCCCTACTACATgaaccaggtggagcagtgcaAGTTCGCCGTGAACAAAGACAAGCTCATCGAGTACTTCCCGCtggaggtggtgacggaggggCTGTTCGGGATCTacgaggagctgctgggcctCACCTTCGCCGAGGTGGAGCGTGCTCACGTGTGGCACGAAGGCGTCAAGCTGTACTCGGCCCGCGACTCCGAATCGGGGGAGGAGGTCGGCCGCTTCTACCTGGACTTGCATCcaag GGAAGGGAAGTACGGCCACGCGGCCTGCTTCGGCCTCCAGCCCGGCTGCAGGGGGCCCGACGGCAAGCGCACGCTCCCGGTGGCCGCCATGGTGGCCAACTTCACCAAGCCCTGTCAGAGCtggccctccctcctccagcaccaCGAAGTGGAGACGTATTTCCACGAGTTCGGCCACGTGATGCATGAACTCTGCTCCAAG GCGACCTTTTCGGAATTCAGCGGCACCCTGGTGGAGACGGACTTCGTGGAGGTGCCGTCCCAGATGCTTGAGAACTGGGTCTGGGAGAAGGAGCCCCTGCGGAGGATGTCTCGCCACTACAAGGACGGCAGCCCCATCCCGGACGACCTGCTCGACAAGCTGATCGTCTCCAGAGTGGCCAACACGG GACTGATGAACCTGCGTCAGATAGTCCTCAGTAAAGTGGACCAGTCGCTGCACACCAGCCCTCGCGCTGACACAGCAGACGTGTTTGCCAAGCACTGCCAGGACATCCTGGGCATTCCTGCTACACCGG GCACCAATATGACAGCCAGTTTCAGTCACTTGGCTGGAGGGTATGATGGTCAGTACTACAGCTACCTGTGGAGTGAAGTCTACTCCATGGACATTTTTTTCAGTCGTTTTAAACGGGAGGGGATTATGAATCCAAAG GTGGGAAAAGAGTACAGGAGGGTGATTCTGGAAGCTGGGGGCTCTGTGGATGGGATGGACATGCTGGGAACCTTCCTAGGACGTGCACCGAGCCAGGAGGCCTTCTTTCAGTGCAAGGGACTGATGAAGTCAGAGGAAACACAAGCCACGTGA
- the nln gene encoding neurolysin, mitochondrial isoform X2: protein MRAGSGKKWGCTCGAEGGGDGSLPAPRPGSELHASKRIATMTIQNSSVASQVGDERNLLRWDLSPDEIRTRASSLMSRVEKVYDEIGSLSVEDVSVENTLRALADAKLDYAASRHALDFPQYVCPCKEVRAASTEADKKLSEFDVELSMREDVFERVTALQKKLHDKLSPEEKRFVSRLVTLGRRKGLHLAKNIQEDIKQTCKRISELSIEFNQNLNEDNTFLVFSEHELGGLADSYLSGLDKTPGGRYKVTLEYPHYYPLMKRCHNPETRRKMEAAFHSRCKEANTAILEQLIQLRAKVADLLGYSNHANYVLEMNMAKNASSVSGFLDKLYETLKPIGIKERKYILALKKRECLMRGHQFDGRINAWDAPYYMNQVEQCKFAVNKDKLIEYFPLEVVTEGLFGIYEELLGLTFAEVERAHVWHEGVKLYSARDSESGEEVGRFYLDLHPREGKYGHAACFGLQPGCRGPDGKRTLPVAAMVANFTKPCQSWPSLLQHHEVETYFHEFGHVMHELCSKATFSEFSGTLVETDFVEVPSQMLENWVWEKEPLRRMSRHYKDGSPIPDDLLDKLIVSRVANTGLMNLRQIVLSKVDQSLHTSPRADTADVFAKHCQDILGIPATPGTNMTASFSHLAGGYDGQYYSYLWSEVYSMDIFFSRFKREGIMNPKVGKEYRRVILEAGGSVDGMDMLGTFLGRAPSQEAFFQCKGLMKSEETQAT, encoded by the exons ATGCGCGCCGGCAGCGGAAAGAAGTGGGGTTGCACATGCGGcgcggagggagggggagacggtTCACTGCCAGCGCCGCGACCGGGGTCTGAGCTACA CGCCTCTAAACGCATCGCCACAATGACCATCCAGAACAGCTCTGTGGCATCTCAGGTTGGAGATGAGAGAAACCTGCTGAGATGGGACCTGTCTCCAGATGAGATCAGGACCAGGGCGAGCAGCTTGATGAGTAGAGTGGAGAAGGTCTATGACGAGATCGGGTCTCTGAGCGTGGAGGACGTGTCTGTTGAAAACACCCTGCGAGCACTGGCCGATGCCAAGCTGGACTACGCAG CCTCGCGCCACGCTCTGGACTTCCCCCAGTACGTCTGTCCCTGCAAGGAGGTGCGAGCGGCGAGCACCGAGGCCGACAAGAAGCTGTCCGAGTTCGACGTGGAGCTCAGCATGAGGGAAGACGTGTTCGAGCGCGTTACGGCCTTGCAG AAAAAGCTGCACGACAAGCTTTCGCCCGAAGAGAAGAGATTCGTATCCAGGCTCGTGACGTTGGGCAGGCGGAAAGGGCTGCACCTGGCTAAAAATATACAGGAG GACATAAAACAGACATGCAAGCGCATCAGCGAGCTCTCCATAGAGTTCAACCAGAACCTGAACGAGGACAACACGTTCCTTGTTTTCTCTGAACATGAACTGG GTGGGCTGGCCGACAGCTATCTCAGCGGACTGGACAAGACCCCAGGGGGCCGGTACAAGGTGACTCTGGAGTATCCGCACTACTACCCGCTGATGAAGAGGTGTCACAACCCCGAgaccaggaggaagatggaggcggCGTTTCACAGCAGGTGCAAAGAG GCGAACACCGCGATCCTGGAGCAGCTGATACAACTGAGGGCAAAGGTCGCAGACTTACTGGGTTACAGCAACCACGCCAACTACGTGCTGGAGATGAACATGGCCAAGAATGCAAGCAGTGTGTCGGGTTTCCTGG ATAAACTCTATGAAACCCTGAAGCCCATTGGAATCAAGGAGCGCAAATACATCCTGGCGCTGAAGAAGAGGGAGTGTCTGATGAGGGGCCACCAGTTCGACGGACGGATCAACGCCTGGGACGCGCCCTACTACATgaaccaggtggagcagtgcaAGTTCGCCGTGAACAAAGACAAGCTCATCGAGTACTTCCCGCtggaggtggtgacggaggggCTGTTCGGGATCTacgaggagctgctgggcctCACCTTCGCCGAGGTGGAGCGTGCTCACGTGTGGCACGAAGGCGTCAAGCTGTACTCGGCCCGCGACTCCGAATCGGGGGAGGAGGTCGGCCGCTTCTACCTGGACTTGCATCcaag GGAAGGGAAGTACGGCCACGCGGCCTGCTTCGGCCTCCAGCCCGGCTGCAGGGGGCCCGACGGCAAGCGCACGCTCCCGGTGGCCGCCATGGTGGCCAACTTCACCAAGCCCTGTCAGAGCtggccctccctcctccagcaccaCGAAGTGGAGACGTATTTCCACGAGTTCGGCCACGTGATGCATGAACTCTGCTCCAAG GCGACCTTTTCGGAATTCAGCGGCACCCTGGTGGAGACGGACTTCGTGGAGGTGCCGTCCCAGATGCTTGAGAACTGGGTCTGGGAGAAGGAGCCCCTGCGGAGGATGTCTCGCCACTACAAGGACGGCAGCCCCATCCCGGACGACCTGCTCGACAAGCTGATCGTCTCCAGAGTGGCCAACACGG GACTGATGAACCTGCGTCAGATAGTCCTCAGTAAAGTGGACCAGTCGCTGCACACCAGCCCTCGCGCTGACACAGCAGACGTGTTTGCCAAGCACTGCCAGGACATCCTGGGCATTCCTGCTACACCGG GCACCAATATGACAGCCAGTTTCAGTCACTTGGCTGGAGGGTATGATGGTCAGTACTACAGCTACCTGTGGAGTGAAGTCTACTCCATGGACATTTTTTTCAGTCGTTTTAAACGGGAGGGGATTATGAATCCAAAG GTGGGAAAAGAGTACAGGAGGGTGATTCTGGAAGCTGGGGGCTCTGTGGATGGGATGGACATGCTGGGAACCTTCCTAGGACGTGCACCGAGCCAGGAGGCCTTCTTTCAGTGCAAGGGACTGATGAAGTCAGAGGAAACACAAGCCACGTGA